From Deltaproteobacteria bacterium, the proteins below share one genomic window:
- a CDS encoding CBS domain-containing protein → MKVQHIMTTEVVTLHVNEELSLASDIMNLARIRHLPVVLVGIISQRDLYKASLASVMGYNYAETRNHLKKVPIKEVMITELHTIDPDTDVHEAGLIMLEKKIGCLPVVQGGRLVGMVTETDILRYYIEHHRNCPEEKAPE, encoded by the coding sequence ATGAAAGTTCAACATATCATGACAACAGAGGTGGTGACCCTTCATGTCAACGAGGAGCTTTCTCTTGCCAGCGACATCATGAACTTGGCGCGAATTCGCCATCTGCCTGTTGTTCTTGTAGGCATTATCAGCCAGCGAGATCTCTACAAGGCCTCCCTGGCTTCCGTCATGGGCTATAACTATGCAGAGACAAGAAATCATCTCAAGAAGGTTCCCATCAAAGAGGTGATGATAACCGAGCTCCACACCATTGACCCCGATACGGACGTTCACGAAGCTGGCCTGATCATGCTGGAAAAAAAAATCGGCTGCTTGCCTGTAGTTCAGGGAGGACGTCTAGTTGGCATGGTCACGGAAACTGATATCCTGCGATACTATATTGAGCACCATCGAAATTGCCCTGAAGAAAAAGCACCGGAGTGA